A genome region from Arachis duranensis cultivar V14167 chromosome 8, aradu.V14167.gnm2.J7QH, whole genome shotgun sequence includes the following:
- the LOC107461856 gene encoding uncharacterized protein LOC107461856, whose amino-acid sequence MTRQGAYKESDDMLIDEPKLPQQGQIAALPNEFNPSYLKIYYSKLFPHADLYRWMSYGNDGKHPACDSSYLGRREFSYTLDNDIFVRYNTFNSATELENSIKDKCPLKIDIGPIYNLNPAHRNAYAGDNVLTPVERELIFDIDMSDYDDVRYCCSGADVCLNCWPLMTVAVKVIDTSLRDDFGFRHILWVYSGRRGVHCWVCDRKARRLTNEQRAAVADYFRVYKGNENNYKKVSLMGQVLHPFLARSYTEVLKEYFETKLLTSQNLLSSEERYEKILEMIPDQSIASELRGKWQESRRSSSAKEDINIIRWEQLKQLQLKQLLQKHKCVEEIVFTYTYPRLDMEVSKHMNHLLKAPFCVHPKTGMPVCVPINPNNCEEFDPTTVPTLIQPLEELNREGLRSDVEGEWNKTSLANAIKLFRSSFLQPLLKICKEEMESSYNAKLQQSKNLLSW is encoded by the exons ATGACTCGCCAAGGAGCTTATAAAGAAAGCGATGACATGCTCATTGATGAACCAAAACTGCCTCAGCAAGGCCAAATCGCGGCCCTTCCTAATGAGTTCAACCCCAGTTATCTGAAAATATATTACA GTAAGCTGTTTCCTCATGCTGATTTATATAGATGGATGTCATACGGCAACG ATGGGAAGCATCCTGCTTGTGATTCATCTTACTTGGGACGAAGGGAATTCTCGTACACCCTAGATAACGATATATTTGTGCGCTACAATACCTTCAATAGTGCCACCGAACTTGAAAACTCCATCAAAGACAAGTGCCCGTTAAAGATAGATATTGGACCCATCTACAACCTCAAC CCTGCACATAGGAATGCTTATGCTGGGGATAATGTTCTCACTCCGGTTGAGAGGGAGCTGATTTTTGATATA GATATGTCAGATTATGATGATGTTAGATACTGCTGCTCAGGTGCTGATGTTTGTCTCAATTGCTGGCCATTAATGACTGTAGCTGTCAAAGTAATAGATACTTCCTTAAGAG ATGACTTTGGGTTTAGACATATTCTCTGGGTATATAGTGGTCGGCGTGGTGTACATTGTTGGGTCTGTGATAGAAAGGCAAGACG GTTGACTAATGAGCAGAGAGCAGCAGTTGCGGACTATTTTCGTGTCTACAAG GGAAATGAAAATAACTATAAGAAGGTTTCCTTGATGGGTCAAGTTCTGCATCCCTTTCTGGC GAGATCATATACTGAAGTTCTCAAGGAATATTTTGAGACAAAACTGCTTACAAGTCAAAATTTACTTTCTAGCGAGGAGAGATATGAAAAGATCCTAGAGATGATTCCTGATCAAT CTATTGCTTCTGAACTTCGAGGAAAGTGGCAAGAAAGTAGGCGGTCTTCTAGTGCAAAAGAAGACATTAATATTATTCGATGGGAGCAACTTAAACAGTTACAGCTTAAACAGTTGCTGCAAAAACATAA GTGTGTTGAAGAGATTGTGTTCACCTATACATATCCTAGGCTTGATATGGAG GTTTCTAAACATATGAACCATTTGCTCAAAGCACCCTTCTGTGTGCACCCAAAAACAGGTAT GCCGGTTTGTGTCCCCATCAACCCAAATAATTGTGAAGAATTTGATCCCACGACGGTGCCAACCCTTATCCAG CCTTTGGAAGAGCTGAATAGGGAGGGCTTGAGGTCTGATGTTGAAGGAG AATGGAATAAAACTTCACTTGCAAATGCCATCAAGCTCTTTAGGTCATCCTTCCTTCAGCCATTATTGAAAATTTGCAAG GAGGAAATGGAAAGCTCCTATAATGCGAAACTACAGCAGTCGAAGAATCTCCTTAGTTGGTAG